One window of Daphnia carinata strain CSIRO-1 chromosome 7, CSIRO_AGI_Dcar_HiC_V3, whole genome shotgun sequence genomic DNA carries:
- the LOC130701880 gene encoding recQ-mediated genome instability protein 2-like, giving the protein MQLDCVSDFFSVPATKLFCRQLKDCRNSKSTDLSRGENQCEQWIVPLKSFITGKEINYYVHTVWLQGNILHVINDSHVILKDVSGGIVKISLISFSVTNWIQQGVYCSVIGTVVSSSQTPLIQAIKMTKLDNSINLQILWEWEVKDLAHLLCNAA; this is encoded by the exons atgcaGCTTGACTGCGTCTCAGATTTCTTTAGTGTACCTGCAACTAAATTATTTTGTCGCCAACTGAAAGATTGCCGAAATTCAAAGTCGACGGATTTGTCTCGTGGAGAAAATCAATGTGAACAATGGATTGTACCCCTAAAAAGTTTCAttacaggaaaagaaatcaattattaTGTGCACACTGTTTGGCTTCAAGGAAATATTCTTCATGTTATCAATGACTCACATGTTATTCTGAAAGATGTTTCGGGAGGAATCGTAAAAATTTCCTTGATATCTTTTTCTGTTACAAATTGGATTCAGCAAG gAGTGTATTGTTCAGTAATTGGTACAGTTGTATCCTCTAGCCAAACACCACTCATACAAGCCATAAAAATGACCAAACTAGATAACAGCATAAATCTTCAAATTTTGTGGGAATGGGAAGTAAAAGATTTGGCACATCTGCTGTGCAATGCTGCTTGA